From one Streptomyces chromofuscus genomic stretch:
- a CDS encoding SDR family oxidoreductase, with the protein MTSQATHTVTTPAPLEGKVALVTGGSRGIGAATALRLAREGADVAVTFVNGKEAAEDVAGAVRAMGRRAVALRADGADPNEAAGAVRRTAEALGGLDVLVNNAAVGVLGPLESLSLADVDRVLAVNVRGVFLACQAAAAIMPEGGRIVTVGSCMTQRVPGPGGTLYATSKAALTGLTKALARELGGRGITANVVHPGPIDTDMNPADGPFAAGQAAMTALGRFGAAEEVASTVAHLAGASYVTGAEFSVDGGHAA; encoded by the coding sequence ATGACTTCTCAAGCGACGCACACCGTGACCACTCCGGCGCCCTTGGAGGGCAAGGTCGCCCTGGTGACCGGCGGCAGCCGCGGCATCGGTGCGGCGACCGCGCTGCGGCTGGCGCGGGAGGGCGCCGACGTGGCCGTGACGTTCGTGAACGGCAAGGAGGCCGCCGAGGACGTGGCCGGGGCCGTCCGGGCAATGGGGCGCCGGGCGGTGGCCCTGCGGGCGGACGGCGCCGACCCGAACGAGGCGGCGGGTGCCGTGCGGCGCACGGCCGAGGCCCTCGGTGGGCTCGACGTGCTGGTGAACAACGCGGCCGTCGGCGTGCTCGGGCCGTTGGAGAGCCTCTCGCTCGCCGACGTGGACCGGGTGCTCGCGGTGAACGTCCGGGGCGTCTTCCTGGCCTGTCAGGCGGCCGCCGCGATCATGCCGGAGGGCGGCCGGATCGTCACCGTCGGCAGCTGCATGACCCAGCGGGTGCCGGGGCCCGGGGGCACCCTCTACGCGACCAGCAAGGCGGCGCTGACCGGGCTGACCAAGGCGCTGGCGCGGGAGCTGGGCGGGCGCGGGATCACCGCGAACGTCGTGCATCCCGGGCCGATCGACACCGACATGAACCCGGCCGACGGACCGTTCGCGGCCGGTCAGGCGGCGATGACCGCGCTCGGCCGGTTCGGGGCGGCGGAGGAGGTGGCGTCGACGGTCGCCCACCTCGCCGGTGCCTCGTACGTCACCGGCGCCGAGTTCTCGGTCGACGGGGGGCACGCGGCGTGA
- a CDS encoding SelT/SelW/SelH family protein, with translation MTSGNQRVQIEYCTQCGWLPRAAWLAQELLTTFGVELTELALKPGTGGVFVVRVNDEVVWDRREQGFPEPTAVKTAVRDRVAPGKSLGHSER, from the coding sequence ATGACGTCCGGGAACCAGCGCGTCCAGATCGAGTACTGCACCCAGTGCGGCTGGCTGCCGCGCGCCGCCTGGCTGGCACAGGAACTGCTGACGACGTTCGGGGTGGAGCTGACCGAACTGGCCCTGAAGCCGGGCACGGGCGGGGTGTTCGTCGTCCGCGTGAACGACGAGGTCGTGTGGGACCGCCGCGAGCAGGGCTTCCCGGAACCGACGGCCGTGAAGACGGCCGTACGCGACCGGGTGGCCCCGGGGAAGTCCCTGGGCCACTCGGAACGCTGA
- a CDS encoding HipA family kinase, protein MLRNVTATRYVAPLRSGGSVPGVVEADDLGTYVVKFTGSAQGRKALVAEVIVGELARALGLRFPELVLVHFDPGIAGHEEHQEVRDLHASSAGVNLGMDYLPGARDFTPEVAKTFPVDPLEAGRIVWLDALTVNVDRTVHSSNLMVWPTLGVAPPRLWLIDHGAALVFHHRWDTSAPEKAYDFRHHALGHYGPDVRAADAELAPRVTEDLLREVLAEVPDAWLAHDTDFATPVAARDAYVEYLLARVRASGDWLPTDFPSREEIAAEQALRAARTQQGRPKWLKQVPDLHGKPAAEQDWSVHLG, encoded by the coding sequence ATGCTGAGGAACGTCACCGCGACCCGCTACGTCGCGCCCCTGCGCTCCGGCGGCTCGGTGCCCGGCGTCGTCGAGGCCGACGACCTCGGGACCTACGTCGTGAAGTTCACCGGCTCGGCGCAGGGCCGCAAGGCGCTGGTCGCCGAGGTCATCGTCGGGGAACTGGCGCGCGCGCTGGGGCTGCGTTTCCCCGAGCTGGTGCTGGTCCACTTCGACCCGGGCATCGCCGGGCACGAGGAGCACCAGGAGGTCCGTGACCTGCACGCCTCCAGCGCCGGGGTCAATCTGGGGATGGACTACTTGCCGGGCGCCCGGGACTTCACGCCGGAGGTCGCGAAGACCTTCCCGGTCGACCCGCTGGAGGCGGGACGCATCGTCTGGCTGGACGCGCTCACCGTCAACGTCGACCGGACGGTGCACAGCTCCAACCTCATGGTCTGGCCCACGCTCGGCGTCGCGCCCCCGCGTCTGTGGCTGATCGACCACGGCGCCGCCCTCGTCTTCCACCACCGCTGGGACACCTCCGCCCCCGAGAAGGCGTACGACTTCCGCCACCACGCCCTCGGTCACTACGGGCCGGACGTGCGGGCCGCCGACGCCGAATTGGCCCCACGCGTGACCGAGGACCTGCTGCGCGAGGTGCTCGCCGAGGTGCCGGACGCCTGGCTGGCCCACGACACGGACTTCGCCACGCCCGTCGCGGCCCGGGACGCCTACGTGGAGTACCTGCTCGCGCGCGTGCGGGCCTCGGGGGACTGGTTGCCCACGGACTTCCCCAGCCGTGAGGAGATCGCCGCCGAGCAGGCCCTGCGCGCGGCGAGGACACAGCAAGGCAGGCCGAAATGGCTCAAGCAGGTCCCCGACCTGCACGGCAAACCGGCCGCGGAACAGGATTGGTCGGTGCACCTGGGATGA
- the aceB gene encoding malate synthase A, which yields MSAPAPSPPAIVDAEPLPRQEEVLTDAALAFVAELHRRFTPRRDELLARRAERRAEIARTSTLDFLPETAPIREDPTWRVAPAPDALNDRRVEITGPTDRKMTINALNSGAKVWLADFEDASAPTWENVVLGQLNLTDAYARNIDFTDPASGKSYALKAPEELATVVMRPRGWHLDERHLVDAEGTPVPGALVDFGLYFFHNAQRLLDLGKGPYFYLPKTESHLEARLWNEVFVFAQEYVGMPQGTVRATVLIETITAAYEMEEILYELRDHASGLNAGRWDYLFSIVKNFRDGGPRFVLPDRNAVTMTAPFMRAYTELLVRTCHKRGAHAIGGMAAFIPSRKDPEVNKVAFEKVRADKDREANDGFDGSWVAHPDLVPIAMESFDKVLGDRPHQKDRLREDVEVEAEDLIAVDSLDAKPTYAGLVNAVQVGIRYIEAWLRGLGAVAIFNLMEDAATAEISRSQIWQWINAGVVLDNGERVTAELARKVAAEDLAAVRAEIGEEAFAAGTWQQAHDLLLKVSLDEDYADFLTLPAYEQLKG from the coding sequence ATGTCCGCACCAGCGCCGTCTCCGCCGGCCATCGTCGACGCCGAGCCCCTGCCCCGGCAGGAGGAGGTCCTCACCGACGCGGCGCTCGCCTTCGTGGCCGAGCTGCACCGCCGGTTCACGCCCCGGCGTGACGAACTCCTCGCCCGCCGCGCGGAACGCCGCGCCGAGATCGCCCGCACCTCCACGCTCGACTTCCTCCCGGAGACCGCACCGATCCGCGAGGACCCCACCTGGCGCGTCGCACCCGCCCCGGACGCGCTGAACGACCGCCGGGTCGAGATCACTGGTCCCACCGACCGCAAGATGACCATCAACGCCCTCAACTCGGGCGCAAAGGTCTGGCTCGCGGACTTCGAGGACGCCTCCGCTCCCACCTGGGAGAACGTCGTCCTCGGCCAGCTCAACCTGACGGACGCCTACGCCCGGAACATCGACTTCACCGACCCGGCGTCCGGCAAGTCGTACGCGCTCAAGGCCCCCGAGGAGCTGGCGACCGTCGTCATGCGCCCGCGCGGCTGGCACCTGGACGAGCGGCATCTCGTCGACGCCGAGGGCACCCCGGTCCCCGGCGCCCTCGTCGACTTCGGCCTGTACTTCTTCCACAACGCCCAGCGCCTGCTCGACCTCGGCAAGGGTCCGTACTTCTACCTGCCGAAGACCGAGTCGCACCTGGAGGCCCGCCTCTGGAACGAGGTGTTCGTCTTCGCGCAGGAATACGTCGGCATGCCGCAGGGCACCGTCCGCGCGACCGTCCTGATCGAGACGATCACGGCCGCGTACGAGATGGAGGAGATCCTCTACGAACTGCGCGACCACGCCTCCGGCCTGAACGCCGGCCGCTGGGACTACCTCTTCTCCATCGTCAAGAACTTCCGGGACGGCGGACCGAGGTTCGTGCTGCCGGACCGCAACGCGGTGACGATGACCGCCCCCTTCATGCGCGCGTACACCGAACTGCTGGTCCGCACCTGCCACAAGCGCGGCGCGCACGCGATCGGCGGCATGGCGGCGTTCATCCCGTCCCGCAAGGACCCCGAGGTCAACAAGGTCGCCTTCGAGAAGGTCCGCGCCGACAAGGACCGCGAGGCGAACGACGGCTTCGACGGCTCCTGGGTCGCCCACCCCGACCTGGTCCCGATCGCCATGGAGTCCTTCGACAAGGTCCTCGGCGACAGGCCCCACCAGAAGGACCGGCTGCGCGAGGACGTCGAGGTCGAGGCGGAGGACCTGATCGCCGTCGACTCCCTCGACGCCAAGCCGACGTACGCCGGTCTGGTCAACGCCGTGCAGGTGGGCATCCGGTACATCGAGGCCTGGCTGCGGGGCCTCGGCGCGGTCGCGATCTTCAACCTGATGGAGGACGCGGCCACCGCCGAGATCTCCCGTTCGCAGATCTGGCAGTGGATCAACGCGGGCGTCGTCCTCGACAACGGCGAGCGGGTCACCGCCGAGCTGGCCCGCAAGGTCGCCGCCGAGGACCTGGCGGCGGTGCGCGCGGAGATCGGCGAGGAGGCCTTCGCGGCCGGGACCTGGCAGCAGGCCCACGACCTGCTGCTGAAGGTCTCGCTCGACGAGGACTACGCCGACTTCCTGACGCTGCCGGCGTACGAGCAGCTCAAGGGCTGA
- a CDS encoding IclR family transcriptional regulator: protein MPTSSASTTDSAKSANGGGVQSLERAFDLLERMADAGGEVGLSELSASSGLPLPTIHRLMRTLVACGYVRQQPNRRYALGPRLIRLGESASRLLGTWARPYLARLVEETGETANMALLDGDEIVYVAQVPSKHSMRMFTEVGRRVLPHSTGVGKALLASFPDEEVRALLARTGMPAATEKTITTPDGFLAALDEVRSMGYAVDDNEQEIGVRCLAVSVPDYPTAAAISISGPAGRVTETATERIVPVLQQIAAELSEALASQNLA, encoded by the coding sequence GTGCCGACGTCCAGCGCCAGCACCACCGACTCCGCCAAGTCCGCCAACGGCGGTGGCGTCCAGTCCCTCGAGCGCGCCTTCGACCTGCTGGAGCGGATGGCGGACGCGGGCGGCGAGGTCGGCCTGAGCGAGCTCTCCGCGAGCAGCGGGCTGCCACTGCCGACCATCCACCGCCTGATGCGCACCCTCGTCGCGTGCGGGTACGTCCGTCAGCAGCCCAACCGGCGCTACGCGCTCGGCCCGCGCCTGATCCGGCTCGGCGAGTCCGCCTCGCGGCTGCTCGGCACGTGGGCCCGCCCCTACCTGGCCCGACTGGTCGAGGAGACCGGCGAGACGGCCAACATGGCGCTGCTCGACGGAGACGAGATCGTCTACGTCGCCCAGGTGCCGTCCAAGCACTCGATGCGCATGTTCACCGAGGTGGGCCGGCGGGTCCTGCCGCACTCCACCGGCGTGGGCAAGGCGCTGCTCGCGAGCTTCCCGGACGAGGAGGTGCGCGCCCTGCTGGCGCGCACCGGCATGCCCGCCGCGACGGAGAAGACGATCACCACACCGGACGGCTTCCTCGCCGCGCTCGACGAGGTCCGCAGCATGGGCTACGCCGTCGACGACAACGAGCAGGAAATCGGCGTGCGCTGCCTGGCGGTCTCGGTGCCCGACTACCCCACCGCCGCCGCGATCTCCATCTCGGGCCCGGCGGGCCGGGTGACGGAGACCGCAACGGAGCGGATCGTGCCGGTGCTCCAGCAGATCGCCGCCGAGCTGTCCGAGGCCCTGGCCAGCCAGAACCTGGCGTGA
- a CDS encoding AIM24 family protein yields MTLQQEIVGNAMQMAVVTLRPGQTVYCEAGKFLFKTANVTMETRLSGPSGGGSAQGGASGAAAAGMGGLLRQAVGTAMQVGQRALAGESLAFQYFTAQGGEGTVGFAGVLPGEMRALELDGTRAWFAEKDAFVAAESTVEFGIAFQGGRTGMKGGEGFVLEKFTGRGTVIIAGAGNFIDLDPADFGGRIEVDTGCVVAFEEGIQYGVQRVGGLNRQGLMNAVFGGEGLSLATLEGSGRVILQSMTIEGLANALKKAQGGDKQGPTGGLFSTHSG; encoded by the coding sequence GTGACACTTCAGCAAGAGATCGTCGGCAACGCCATGCAGATGGCGGTCGTCACCCTGCGCCCGGGCCAGACCGTGTACTGCGAGGCGGGGAAGTTCCTGTTCAAGACGGCGAACGTGACCATGGAGACCCGGCTGTCCGGCCCGTCGGGCGGCGGCTCGGCGCAGGGCGGTGCCTCGGGCGCCGCGGCGGCGGGCATGGGCGGCCTGCTGCGTCAGGCGGTGGGGACCGCCATGCAGGTCGGCCAGCGGGCGCTGGCGGGCGAGTCGCTGGCGTTCCAGTACTTCACCGCGCAGGGCGGCGAGGGCACCGTCGGCTTCGCGGGCGTCCTGCCCGGTGAGATGCGTGCCCTGGAACTCGACGGCACGCGCGCGTGGTTCGCGGAGAAGGACGCCTTCGTGGCCGCCGAGTCCACCGTCGAGTTCGGCATCGCCTTCCAGGGCGGGCGGACCGGCATGAAGGGCGGCGAGGGCTTCGTCCTGGAGAAGTTCACCGGCCGCGGCACGGTGATCATCGCGGGCGCCGGCAACTTCATCGACCTCGACCCGGCCGACTTCGGCGGCCGCATCGAGGTCGACACCGGTTGCGTGGTCGCCTTCGAGGAGGGCATCCAGTACGGCGTCCAGCGCGTGGGCGGCCTCAACCGGCAGGGTCTGATGAACGCGGTGTTCGGCGGCGAGGGCCTGTCCCTGGCCACCCTGGAGGGCAGCGGCAGGGTCATCCTGCAGTCCATGACGATCGAGGGCCTGGCGAACGCCTTGAAGAAGGCGCAGGGCGGCGACAAGCAGGGCCCGACGGGCGGACTGTTCTCGACGCACTCCGGATGA
- a CDS encoding dihydrofolate reductase family protein, translated as MGKLVLTSFVTLDGVYQAPGGRQEDTRDGFEHGGWSVPYGDEDFGRFIDEVFQRVGAFLLGRRTYEIFASYWPKVTDADDPVASRLNTLPKYVASASLTDPRWSGTTVIGGDLAKEVTALKEDTDGELQVHGSGALARSLFDLGLIDTVHLLTFPVVLGAGRRLFAEGTVPTAFRHTGGRITSAGVSIQTYDLAGRPEYGTYELPDNA; from the coding sequence ATGGGCAAGCTCGTCCTCACCAGCTTCGTCACCCTCGACGGCGTCTACCAGGCCCCGGGCGGCCGCCAGGAGGACACCCGCGACGGCTTCGAGCACGGCGGCTGGAGCGTTCCGTACGGCGACGAGGACTTCGGGCGGTTCATCGACGAGGTCTTCCAGCGCGTCGGCGCCTTCCTCCTCGGCCGCCGCACGTACGAGATCTTCGCCTCGTACTGGCCGAAGGTGACCGACGCCGACGACCCGGTCGCCTCGCGGCTGAACACCCTGCCGAAGTACGTCGCCTCTGCCTCCCTCACCGACCCCCGCTGGTCCGGCACCACCGTCATCGGCGGCGACCTCGCCAAGGAGGTCACCGCCCTGAAGGAGGACACCGACGGCGAGCTGCAGGTGCACGGCAGCGGCGCCCTGGCGCGGTCCCTGTTCGACCTCGGCCTCATCGACACCGTGCATCTGCTGACCTTCCCGGTCGTCCTGGGCGCCGGCCGCCGCCTGTTCGCCGAGGGCACCGTCCCGACGGCCTTCCGCCACACCGGCGGCCGGATCACCTCGGCGGGCGTGTCGATCCAGACGTACGACCTGGCGGGGCGTCCCGAGTACGGCACCTACGAACTGCCCGACAACGCGTAG
- a CDS encoding nucleotidyltransferase family protein: MTDQNQAPVAALLLAAGGGRRLGGRPKALLEHRGRPLVEHAVAVLRAAGCTRVHVVLGARADAVRDRAELPGCVLVDNAEWERGMGSSLRAGLDSLAGTGVRAALVSLVDQPGIGPEAVARVLAAYTDESSLVSAAYDGVRGHPVLLGAGHWAGITATATGDRGARAYVKEHAAAVRLVECGDVARPYDIDTAADLSHLE; the protein is encoded by the coding sequence ATGACGGATCAGAACCAAGCACCGGTCGCCGCGCTGCTGCTCGCCGCGGGCGGCGGGCGCCGGCTCGGCGGCCGGCCCAAGGCGCTGCTCGAACACCGGGGCCGCCCACTGGTCGAACACGCCGTCGCGGTGCTGCGCGCGGCCGGCTGCACGCGCGTGCACGTCGTGCTGGGGGCGCGCGCCGACGCCGTACGGGACCGGGCGGAGCTGCCCGGCTGTGTGCTGGTGGACAACGCCGAGTGGGAGCGGGGCATGGGTTCCTCGCTGCGCGCGGGGCTGGACTCGCTCGCCGGGACGGGGGTGCGGGCCGCACTGGTGTCGCTCGTCGACCAGCCCGGCATCGGACCGGAGGCGGTCGCCCGCGTCCTGGCCGCCTACACGGACGAGTCCTCACTGGTCTCGGCCGCCTACGACGGCGTACGCGGTCATCCGGTGCTCCTCGGCGCCGGGCACTGGGCGGGCATCACGGCGACTGCGACCGGCGACCGGGGGGCACGCGCGTACGTGAAGGAGCACGCGGCCGCGGTCCGTCTCGTGGAGTGCGGCGACGTGGCACGGCCGTACGACATCGACACGGCGGCCGACCTGAGCCACCTTGAGTGA
- a CDS encoding aldehyde dehydrogenase family protein → MTVRKIHQVYIDGHFVTPHGTEIAPLYNPASEQVVGEVRLADEVDARAAVAAAKRALAGYSRTTKRERIALLERLSSAFADRLDDLKTAMTEEYGAVRGIVEGLLPLAPKMFDEAAALLASYEFRQTRGSTTVSMDPLGVAVAITPWNLSAVFVAQKVAGALAAGCTVVVKPSELSALQTQIMTEAFDAADLPPGVVNVVTGRGATVGDTLTSHPDVAKVDFTGSTAVGRQIMRNAADTFKRLTLELGGKSPTVLLDDADIPAAVGAALTSGFLNNGQTCFAGTRILAPESRLDEVVEAIESAMPAFAAGDPTDPATGVGPVVSQAQFDRVQGYIRLGKEEGAHLLTGGEGRPEGLDKGWFVKPTVFTGVRNDMRIAREEIFGPVLVVISYRDDDEAVAIANDTPFGLQAHVFSSDAQRARRVAERLEAGTVLINRIFGDPEAPFGGMKQSGIGRHHHTYGLESYLEPRAITG, encoded by the coding sequence GGTGCGGCTCGCCGACGAAGTCGACGCCCGTGCGGCGGTCGCCGCTGCCAAGCGGGCCCTTGCCGGGTACTCCCGGACCACCAAGCGGGAGCGCATTGCCCTGCTCGAGCGACTGAGCTCGGCGTTCGCCGACCGGCTCGACGATCTCAAGACGGCGATGACCGAGGAGTACGGAGCGGTGCGCGGCATCGTCGAGGGTCTGCTGCCGCTGGCCCCCAAGATGTTCGACGAGGCCGCCGCACTCCTCGCGTCCTACGAGTTCCGCCAGACCCGCGGCAGCACCACCGTCTCCATGGATCCGCTCGGCGTCGCCGTCGCGATCACCCCGTGGAACCTCAGCGCCGTCTTCGTGGCGCAGAAGGTCGCCGGGGCCCTTGCCGCCGGGTGCACCGTGGTCGTCAAGCCCAGCGAACTCAGCGCGCTGCAGACGCAGATCATGACGGAGGCGTTCGACGCCGCGGACCTGCCGCCCGGTGTGGTCAACGTCGTCACGGGCCGGGGCGCGACCGTCGGTGACACCCTGACCTCGCACCCGGACGTCGCCAAGGTGGACTTCACCGGCTCCACCGCGGTCGGACGGCAGATCATGCGCAACGCCGCCGACACCTTCAAGCGCCTGACGCTCGAACTCGGCGGCAAGAGCCCGACCGTCCTGCTCGACGACGCCGACATCCCCGCCGCCGTCGGCGCCGCGCTCACCTCGGGCTTCCTCAACAACGGTCAGACGTGCTTCGCCGGAACCCGCATCCTCGCGCCGGAGAGCCGACTCGACGAAGTCGTCGAGGCCATCGAGTCCGCGATGCCCGCGTTCGCGGCGGGTGACCCCACCGACCCGGCGACGGGCGTCGGCCCCGTGGTCAGTCAGGCGCAGTTCGACCGGGTCCAGGGCTACATCCGGCTGGGCAAGGAGGAAGGCGCGCACCTCCTCACCGGAGGTGAGGGACGGCCCGAGGGCCTGGACAAGGGCTGGTTCGTCAAGCCCACCGTCTTCACGGGCGTCCGCAACGACATGCGCATCGCACGCGAGGAGATATTCGGCCCGGTGCTCGTCGTCATCTCCTACCGGGACGACGACGAGGCGGTCGCCATCGCCAACGACACCCCCTTCGGCCTTCAGGCGCACGTCTTCTCGAGCGATGCCCAGCGGGCTCGCCGCGTGGCCGAGCGACTCGAAGCGGGAACCGTTCTCATCAACAGGATCTTCGGTGATCCCGAGGCACCCTTCGGCGGTATGAAGCAGTCAGGCATCGGGCGCCACCACCACACCTACGGACTCGAGTCCTACCTCGAGCCGCGGGCCATCACCGGCTGA
- a CDS encoding DUF5955 family protein: MLRSLGQRPVTGSGEDPKVAELRTAVSRLRRELAAHPADFPDRAVAEEELAALAAMTADGTPEIPRLRRSLLLIAGAIGSVSALSRGLSQVRDAVELFGDPPRRHG, encoded by the coding sequence GTGTTGCGGAGCTTGGGGCAGAGGCCAGTGACCGGCAGCGGCGAGGATCCGAAGGTGGCGGAACTGCGGACCGCCGTGTCCCGACTGCGCCGTGAACTCGCCGCGCATCCCGCGGACTTCCCCGACCGTGCCGTCGCCGAGGAGGAACTCGCGGCGCTCGCCGCGATGACCGCCGACGGCACGCCCGAGATCCCCCGCCTGCGCCGCTCGCTGCTGCTGATCGCGGGGGCGATCGGCTCGGTGAGCGCGCTGTCGCGGGGCCTGTCGCAGGTGCGGGACGCGGTGGAACTGTTCGGCGACCCGCCACGACGTCACGGCTAG
- the alc gene encoding allantoicase, which translates to MTATPSFTGDAHPYGGGDPYADYRTADFPFTQYADLADRRLGAGVVAANDEFFAERENLLVPERAEFDPEHFGHKGKIMDGWETRRRRGASAEHPWPTAEDHDWALIRLGAPGVIRGIVVDTAHFRGNYPQSVSIEGASVAGSPSPDELLRDDVKWTTLVPRTPVGGHAANGFAVSAEQRFTHLRVNQHPDGGIARLRVHGEVAPDPEWLSAVGTFDVVALENGGRVEDASDRFYSPATHTIQPGRSRKMDDGWETRRRRDRGHDWIRYRLVAQSRIRAIEIDTACLKGNSAGWASVSVRDGEDGEWTEILPRTRLQPDTNHRFVLPAPAVGTHARVDIFPDGGISRLRLFGSLTEEGATRLAARHQELGG; encoded by the coding sequence GTGACGGCGACACCGAGTTTCACCGGCGACGCGCACCCCTACGGAGGCGGCGACCCGTACGCGGACTACCGCACCGCCGACTTCCCCTTCACCCAGTACGCCGACCTCGCCGACCGTCGGCTGGGCGCCGGAGTCGTCGCCGCCAACGACGAGTTCTTCGCCGAGCGCGAGAACCTGCTGGTGCCCGAGCGCGCCGAGTTCGACCCCGAGCACTTCGGGCACAAGGGCAAGATCATGGACGGCTGGGAGACCCGGCGCCGCCGGGGCGCGTCCGCCGAGCACCCCTGGCCCACCGCCGAGGACCACGACTGGGCGCTGATCCGCCTCGGCGCGCCCGGCGTGATCCGCGGGATCGTCGTCGACACCGCCCACTTCCGCGGCAACTACCCGCAGTCCGTGTCCATCGAGGGCGCGTCCGTCGCCGGCTCCCCGTCGCCGGACGAACTGCTCCGCGACGACGTGAAGTGGACGACCCTGGTCCCGCGCACGCCGGTCGGCGGCCACGCGGCGAACGGCTTCGCCGTCTCGGCCGAACAGCGCTTCACGCACCTGCGGGTCAACCAGCACCCGGACGGCGGCATAGCGCGCCTGCGCGTGCACGGCGAGGTGGCACCCGACCCCGAGTGGCTGTCCGCGGTGGGCACCTTCGACGTCGTCGCCCTGGAGAACGGCGGCCGGGTCGAGGACGCCTCCGACCGCTTCTACTCGCCGGCCACCCACACCATCCAGCCGGGCCGTTCCCGCAAGATGGACGACGGCTGGGAGACCCGCCGCCGCCGCGACCGCGGACACGACTGGATCCGTTACCGGCTGGTGGCCCAGTCCCGGATCCGCGCGATCGAGATCGACACCGCCTGCCTCAAGGGCAACAGCGCGGGCTGGGCGTCGGTGTCCGTACGGGACGGCGAGGACGGCGAGTGGACCGAGATCCTGCCCCGCACCCGCCTCCAGCCCGACACCAACCACCGTTTCGTGCTCCCGGCCCCCGCCGTCGGCACGCACGCGCGCGTGGACATCTTCCCGGACGGCGGCATCTCCCGCCTGCGCCTGTTCGGCTCCTTGACCGAGGAGGGCGCGACGCGCCTGGCGGCACGCCACCAGGAGCTCGGCGGCTGA
- the allB gene encoding allantoinase AllB, with protein sequence MSDAELVLRSTRVITPGGTRPASVAVADGRITAVLPYDTPVGGARLEDVGEHVLLPGLVDTHVHVNDPGRTEWEGFWTATRAAAAGGITTLVDMPLNSLPPTTTVENLRTKQEVARDKAHIDVGFWGGALPGNVKDLRPLHEAGVFGFKAFLSPSGVDEFPHLDQEQLARSMAEIAGFGGLLIVHAEDPHRLAAAPQQGGPKYAHFLASRPRDAEDTAIATLIARARRLHARVHVLHLSSGDALPLIAAARAEGVRVTVETCPHYLTLTAEEVPDGAGEFKCCPPIREAANQDLLWRALADGTIDCVVTDHSPSTADLKTNDFATAWGGISGLQLSLPAVWTEARKRGHTLEDVVRWMSTRTAELVGLGHKGAIEAGRDADFAVLAPDETFTVDPVALQHRNRVTAYAGRTLSGVVKSTWLRGERIVADGEFTDPKGRLLTRTL encoded by the coding sequence GTGTCCGACGCTGAACTGGTGCTGCGCTCGACGCGTGTCATCACGCCCGGGGGGACGCGCCCGGCGTCCGTCGCGGTCGCCGACGGGAGGATCACCGCCGTCCTGCCGTACGACACCCCGGTCGGGGGCGCCCGGCTGGAGGACGTCGGCGAGCACGTCCTGCTGCCCGGCCTGGTCGACACCCACGTGCACGTCAACGACCCCGGCCGCACCGAGTGGGAGGGCTTCTGGACCGCCACGCGCGCCGCGGCGGCCGGCGGCATCACCACCCTCGTCGACATGCCGCTCAACTCGCTGCCGCCGACCACCACCGTCGAGAACCTGCGCACCAAGCAGGAGGTGGCCCGGGACAAGGCGCACATCGACGTCGGCTTCTGGGGCGGCGCGCTCCCCGGCAACGTCAAGGACCTGCGCCCGCTGCACGAAGCCGGGGTCTTCGGCTTCAAGGCGTTCCTGTCCCCTTCCGGCGTGGACGAGTTCCCGCACCTCGACCAGGAACAGCTTGCCCGGTCCATGGCCGAGATCGCCGGGTTCGGCGGCCTGCTGATCGTGCACGCCGAGGATCCGCACCGCCTCGCCGCCGCCCCGCAGCAGGGTGGCCCCAAGTACGCCCACTTCCTCGCCAGCCGTCCGCGCGACGCCGAGGACACCGCGATCGCCACCCTGATCGCCCGGGCGAGACGCCTCCACGCGCGCGTGCACGTGCTGCACCTGTCCTCCGGCGACGCGCTGCCGCTGATCGCCGCCGCCCGCGCGGAGGGTGTGCGCGTCACCGTCGAGACGTGCCCGCACTACCTCACCCTGACCGCCGAGGAGGTTCCGGACGGGGCCGGCGAGTTCAAGTGCTGCCCGCCCATCCGCGAGGCCGCCAACCAGGACCTGCTGTGGCGGGCGCTGGCCGACGGCACGATCGACTGCGTGGTCACCGACCACTCCCCGTCGACGGCCGACCTCAAGACGAACGACTTCGCCACCGCCTGGGGCGGCATCTCCGGCCTCCAGCTGAGCCTGCCGGCGGTGTGGACCGAGGCCCGCAAGCGGGGCCACACCCTGGAGGACGTCGTCCGCTGGATGTCCACGCGGACCGCGGAACTCGTCGGGCTCGGCCACAAGGGCGCCATCGAGGCCGGCCGGGACGCCGACTTCGCCGTCCTCGCGCCCGACGAGACGTTCACCGTGGACCCGGTCGCCCTCCAGCACCGCAACCGCGTCACGGCGTACGCCGGGCGCACCCTCAGCGGGGTCGTGAAGTCCACCTGGCTGCGCGGCGAACGCATCGTGGCAGACGGCGAGTTCACCGACCCGAAGGGGCGACTGCTCACCCGCACCCTCTGA